One Lycium barbarum isolate Lr01 chromosome 5, ASM1917538v2, whole genome shotgun sequence genomic window carries:
- the LOC132639427 gene encoding uncharacterized protein LOC132639427 — translation MNLAQRLCRRFKNIDFRHMPRAQNEFADALATTTSMIQHLDSAHIDPLEITLKEEQVHCTYVEEEPDGQPWYVDIKTYLKKGEYSLESLANQRKTIRRMANGFFLNKEVL, via the coding sequence ATGAATTTGGCACAAAGGTTGTGCAGGAGATTCAAGAATATTGACTTCAGGCATATGCCAAGAGCTCAAAACGAGTTCGCAGATGCGTTAGCCACGACAACATCTATGATCCAACATCTTGACAGCGCCCACATTGATCCGTTGGAGATCACACTAAAGGAAGAACAGGTCCACTGCACCTATGTAGAGGAGGAAccagatggccaaccatggtatgtCGACATCAAGACCTACTTGAAAAAAGGAGAGTATTCGTTAGAAAGTTTGGCAAACCAGAGGAAAACCATCAGGAGGATGGCCAATGGTTTCTTCTTGAACAAGGAAGTACTGTAG
- the LOC132639428 gene encoding uncharacterized protein LOC132639428, whose translation MNGFFLAKKSLRTGYYWMTMEHDAFIPVEVEIPSLRIIQEAELKDAEWVKNHYEQLAMIEERRIVAVCHGQLYRQRMSKAFNKRVKTRLFQIGQLVLKQVFPHQEKYKGKFEPNWQGPYMVRKVLSGGAVVLAEMDGQEWPKTINADALKRYYV comes from the exons atgaatggatttTTCCTCGCTAAGAAAAGTTTGAGGACAgggtattactggatgaccatggagcatgatgCTT TCATACCCGTGGaggtagaaatcccttcactcagAATTATCCAAGAGGCAGAACTGAAGGATGCGGAATGGGTCAAGAACCATTATGAACAATTGGCCATGATAGAGGAAAGACGAATAGTGGCGGTGTGCCACGGACAGCTGTACAGACAGAGAATGTCTAAagccttcaacaagcgggtcaAAACTCGCCTTTTCCAGATCGGACAACTCGTGCTCAAACAAGTCTTCCCCCACCAAGAGAAGTATAAAGGGAAATTCGAGCCAAACTGGCAgggaccatacatggtcaggaaagtactttCAGGAGGAGCTGTGGTGTTAGCCGAGATGGACGGGCAAGAGTGGCCTAAAACCATCAATGCAGATGCACTCAAGAGATACTATGTTTAG